In Primulina huaijiensis isolate GDHJ02 chromosome 4, ASM1229523v2, whole genome shotgun sequence, the DNA window CCTTACGATAAAAATTCTCAATTTTTATGAGAACAAGAATTAGGTCACTACAGCTTTCCCATTGACTAAGACGTCATGTTATTTTtgtacatttaaaaaaaattacttaaatatcATCATATGTTGCATGCTTCACTTGccaagagaaaaaaaaactaagataATTTAAGACacgagaattaaaaaaaaaaaaagttaatcggtttaaaatttcaagagaGAATGATGTGCGTATACTATGTTATTAACATTAAtcgattaaattaattatttttggtaactttattaatttttaaacgaATAAACGGATTTATACATTCCTCCACTTATTGAAAATTCTCATAAGTTATAGAAAAACTATAATTTtggttatatatttatttattacgaTTGTGGTCCTcaatgttgtcaaatttcagatTTAGTAATATATCTTACAAATTTTAGTATgtttagcatttttttttatcgaaaataTCGATGTTGCATTACGTGCATCAACATCATGACGGAACCAAATAGACACCGCACAAGTATGTTTAGTATTTTTAGTATGTTTAGTATTTTTTAGGATATAGAATATTTGTCGACGAACAATTGATTCTTGAATCTTCATTATTTGTTGTTCAACAATTGATTGACTATTATTTGTCTATAGTTTGACACTATTTGTTGAACGAGATTTAgttaataatatagatatatattttattattgatgaattttatgtttcaaaattttgataggACAAAATTTAGTTAAACAACATAATCTAGTGACCGACTCTTTttgttatataattttatatgtaaacaattaataaaatataatttagaaaaagaaaaaatgacaaACTTTTTCATAGGAAGTCAAGAAGAGCCtcttaatttttcatttatttattttgatattttgatgagtttttttaattatttttataattaaccaaaaaacccaataattttatttcttaaaaataaaataaaattaaaattcttatGAAATCGTCTCACGTATAAATTTTTTGAGACACATCTTCTATCTAATTCgattcataaaatatattattttttaagttaaaaatattatttatgaatCTAAATATGAATCGAACTGCTCAAACCACATTTctatacaaaacaaaatatctttCAAAAAGTCAGCACAAAAAGCAAAACCAGACAAGCCACCAACTCTGTGtgtgatttatttttcacaagCACAAGGCATCCTGGCCGTTGAAACAACACGTGGACAAATAAACGTGAGGCCAGGATCTCCCCTAGAAGAATATGGGATCGCCACCAAGGAGATTCTATACGTGTGCCTTCCCCATCTGAAAGACTGGAACATTCATTCATTTGTAGATTTCCTCGAAGCACAACGACGGAGAAACTAAGATAACCAAATCCCTACAAATACATTCGCCCCTCTTGTTTTTGTGAGCAAAAGTTTCGATCTTGAAGCAGTTTTAGCCACCCCATCTCGGTTCATCACCTACCCCAAAGGtgaagtattttttttctttattttgctgaTTTTCTGAGGTTTTATCCCGTTTGAATCGTAGATCTAGCTCTTTTTGTTGAAATAGTGAATTCGAACTGCATCTTGTCTCATTGGGAATGTGATTTTTATGTGACAGATGGGTTGGTTTTGATTACTTGCGATCGAGAAAGAATTTCTTTGttcatttttattctttatGTGTGAGCCACTGCGGAATAGGTAGATTTAGTTTCTTGCCTTGTTTCGATTGCGTATATGGAGGTATTTTAGCATTTGATCTTGGAGTACATGTTCAACAGAATAACTTTATTTGGATGGATCAGTATTTGGGGAGGGGCGTTAAATCTATTTAAAGGTGAAACTTACGGGTTTAGAAAAATTACTTGTGATGGATCTTGCTTGAGTTTGCCTCCTCTTGGTGGATAGATAGGTTCTAAGTTGTTGCTGTAATGTAGATCTTATAATATGCTATTAACTTAATGTTTTTGATTTGGTGGAATTTAAGAGAATTCGATCGCTGAACGCTTGAATTGATATGGGATCAGATCTGTCTTTGTTTTTTGGCTGTCAGGGAAAGAACTCAATTTGAGCTTCTATTGTTTCGTTTATTAGAGACTTTAAGCTAGCTGTTTAAAGATCTAACCCATATCTTTCCTTATCGATATACATTTTCTGTTCTTTCTTGAGGGTTTCGATATATTTTCTGTTTTTGTATTGAGGAAATCCATGAATAGTATGTGTTGCTTTTGATTTATTTGAAGCATTGGTAATGGTTACTTGGTATAAACTTGTCTGATTTTAGTTGGTCTATGTTGGAAATTTGTAAGATGGCAGCAACACTGTCACCCACTTCTGTTAGATCAACCACATTCGCTGGCCCCCGAGCTGGCTTGCTCTCACAATCAAAGGCTTCTAGCATCAATATTAATTCGAAAAGCTGCTTTTGGAATTTTAATGGTCTCAAGGCAACAAATGGCACACACTCTGCATTTGAATCTTCATTCGTAGGCATTGAAAATGATGCATTTCTCAAGCCCTTATACGTTGCAAAAGCCAAAAGTCACAACCAAAGATCTTACACATATGCTCCGCCTCAAGCATCCTATAAAGTAGCGGTTCTTGGAGCTGCTGGTGGAATTGGCCAACCTCTATCCCTTTTGGTCAAAATGTCGCCTCTCGTTTCTGCTTTAAATCTTTATGATGTGGCCAATGTCAAGGGAGTTTGTGCCGATCTCAGTCACTGCAACACACCCTCTCTGGTCTCGGATTTTACTGGACCTTCCGAGTTAGCCAAATGTTTGAAGGGTGCAGATGTTGTCGTCATACCTGCTGGAGTACCAAGAAAGCCAGGTATGACCCGTGATGACTTGTTTAACATCAACGCCAGCATAGTGAAGTCTTTAGTCGAGGCTGTTGCCGAGAATTGCCCTGATGCTTTCATCCACATTATCAGCAATCCAGTCAACTCTACTGTGCCGATTGCGGCCGAGGTCTTGAAGCAGAAAGGGGTTTACAATCCAAAGAAACTCTTCGGTGTCACTACTCTTGATGTTGTTAGAGCCAACACATTTGTTGCCAGGAAGAAAAACCTGAAGCTCATTGACGTTGATGTACCAGTTGTTGGTGGGCATGCAGGaattaccattttgccccttTTGTCAAAGACTAAGCCCTCTGTAACTTTCACCGATCAAGAAGTGCAAGAGCTAACTGTGAGGATTCAAAATGCTGGGACGGAAGTCGTTGAGGCAAAGGCAGGAGCAGGATCAGCCACACTTTCGATGGCTTATGCTGCAGCACGATTCGTGGAGTCCTCACTCCGAGCCCTTGATGGGGACAGTGATGTGTATGAGTGCTCTTTTATCCAATCTGATTTAACTGAGCTCCCGTTCTTTGCCTCCAGGGTTAAGCTAGGAAGAGAAGGGGTGGAGGCTGTGATTTCATCGGACCTTCAAGGGTTAACCAAGTATGAACAGAAGGCGTTGGAAGAACTCAAGTCAGAGCTGAAGGCTAGCATTGAGAAGGGTTTAGCTTTTGTTAAACAACCCGTGACTGCATAAATATGTGACAGATCTGAACCGATATAGCAAATAAAGTAATACTGCAATGCAGATTGATTCATGCATGGTGTTCCATTTTTGTAGGCAAGCTGAAGATAAAGCTCTGTTTTGAGTTCGAGTTTTATTTGGTGAAGCAAATAAAGTATTATTGCAATGCAGACTGATTAATGGATGGTGTTCCATTTTTGTAGGCCAGTTGAAGATGAACCTCTGTTTTGAGTTCGAGTTTTAAACGTGTACTACTCCTGTTACAAGCCAAACGAATGTCTGGTGTCGAGTTTGTTTCTATCCTGAATCAGGGGTTTTCTGCAAATTTGGTGTGTAATAATAAGCAACATTATAAtgaaaatttgagataaaataaATCCCATAAACAGAAGAACTCAACCCCATTAGCTTCTCCAATCTCTTTCGAGTTTACGATAAAGCATGATGATACATTAAAACACTATTATTGGGTTTTGTCTGCTGTTAAAATAGTCAAATACATGTTAATGTGGCCAAATGCAATGTATTTTTTCACCATTCTGACTTATAAATACATATAATGCATACGTAGAAATTGGATGAATCCAGCACCTCATCATTTCCTTTTCTTACACTATCATCTGCACACAAACTGTTAACAATCATGGCAGAAGTAACCCTGATATCTTCATGCCTTCTTGTAATGTCCACCACTATGGCTAACAATGGTGGAGCTCTCATTTCGGGGATTGAGCTTTCTCCATGGGAATTACAGTTCATCCTATTGGAACCAATCCAGATATG includes these proteins:
- the LOC140975559 gene encoding malate dehydrogenase, chloroplastic-like, which translates into the protein MAATLSPTSVRSTTFAGPRAGLLSQSKASSININSKSCFWNFNGLKATNGTHSAFESSFVGIENDAFLKPLYVAKAKSHNQRSYTYAPPQASYKVAVLGAAGGIGQPLSLLVKMSPLVSALNLYDVANVKGVCADLSHCNTPSLVSDFTGPSELAKCLKGADVVVIPAGVPRKPGMTRDDLFNINASIVKSLVEAVAENCPDAFIHIISNPVNSTVPIAAEVLKQKGVYNPKKLFGVTTLDVVRANTFVARKKNLKLIDVDVPVVGGHAGITILPLLSKTKPSVTFTDQEVQELTVRIQNAGTEVVEAKAGAGSATLSMAYAAARFVESSLRALDGDSDVYECSFIQSDLTELPFFASRVKLGREGVEAVISSDLQGLTKYEQKALEELKSELKASIEKGLAFVKQPVTA